In Rhodococcus rhodochrous, a single genomic region encodes these proteins:
- a CDS encoding MinD/ParA family protein, with protein sequence MRRNDPGPAVPAWLQDPPESGTDHARRGLRRAARGTETPGPSTSSGDGATPPAPSAPLGMTASVPLGMALRPRMSTDDDPEPQATVPVVPEATVPVVPQATVPEVPPEPEPASATADPVPAVAEAKPDTVAPAPEPEVASPEVSEVAPGPGDPESAAVPAPLPARTDAVVDDLPVDDLQHEAQRFDDRPSNVDLASGVLVRRSRRSTRRWRERVDRLTGGRLEGGGSERREDLVARIRQPIPGDYRIAVLSLKGGVGKTTTTVGLGSTFASLRGDCVIAVDANPDFGTLGQRIPQQTTSTVRDLLAKASGIRRYSDVRAHTSQAPSRLEVLASERDPAASEAFSEEDYRRVVDILQVYYNVILTDCGTGIMHSVMRGVLDLANTLVLVASPAVDAARSAAATLDWLQAHGYSDLVERTVVVISSPRPGAASIDMDALTAHFLARCRAVKVLPFDEHLAEGAEIDLERLRPATRTAFVELAAMVADDFPALSGRHAVH encoded by the coding sequence ATGAGACGCAACGACCCGGGTCCTGCCGTGCCCGCCTGGCTGCAGGATCCACCGGAATCCGGAACCGACCACGCGCGACGCGGTCTCCGCCGCGCGGCCAGGGGTACCGAGACGCCCGGCCCATCCACTTCGTCCGGCGACGGTGCGACTCCACCCGCCCCCTCCGCTCCGCTCGGGATGACGGCCTCCGTGCCTCTCGGCATGGCGTTGCGGCCCCGGATGAGTACGGACGACGACCCGGAGCCGCAGGCGACCGTGCCGGTAGTGCCGGAGGCGACGGTGCCGGTAGTGCCGCAGGCGACGGTGCCGGAAGTGCCGCCCGAGCCCGAGCCTGCCTCCGCCACCGCGGATCCGGTGCCCGCAGTCGCGGAGGCGAAGCCCGACACGGTGGCACCTGCACCCGAGCCGGAGGTGGCGAGCCCGGAGGTTTCGGAGGTCGCGCCCGGTCCGGGCGATCCCGAGTCCGCAGCGGTCCCGGCCCCGCTGCCGGCGCGAACGGACGCTGTGGTCGACGATCTGCCGGTCGACGACCTGCAGCACGAGGCACAGCGGTTCGACGATCGGCCGTCCAACGTCGACCTCGCGTCGGGAGTGCTCGTCCGCAGGTCACGACGTTCGACGCGGCGATGGCGAGAACGGGTCGACCGGCTGACCGGTGGCAGGCTCGAGGGCGGAGGCAGTGAACGCCGCGAGGATCTCGTCGCCCGGATCCGCCAGCCGATCCCGGGCGACTACCGCATCGCGGTGCTGTCCCTGAAGGGCGGGGTGGGCAAGACCACCACGACCGTCGGACTGGGGTCGACGTTCGCGTCGCTGCGCGGCGACTGCGTCATCGCCGTCGACGCGAATCCGGACTTCGGCACCCTCGGGCAGAGGATCCCGCAGCAGACCACCTCGACCGTGCGGGACCTGCTCGCGAAGGCGTCGGGCATCCGCCGGTACTCGGACGTGCGCGCCCACACCTCGCAGGCGCCGAGCCGACTCGAAGTGCTTGCGAGCGAACGCGATCCCGCTGCCTCGGAAGCGTTCAGCGAGGAGGACTACCGGCGCGTCGTCGACATCCTGCAGGTCTACTACAACGTGATCCTCACCGACTGCGGGACCGGGATCATGCACTCGGTCATGCGTGGCGTACTGGACCTGGCGAACACCCTCGTGCTCGTCGCGTCGCCGGCGGTCGATGCGGCGCGCAGTGCGGCGGCGACCCTCGACTGGCTGCAGGCTCACGGTTACTCCGACCTGGTCGAACGTACGGTCGTGGTGATCAGCTCGCCGCGCCCGGGTGCGGCGAGTATCGACATGGACGCGCTGACCGCGCACTTCCTGGCGCGGTGCCGCGCGGTGAAGGTGCTGCCCTTCGACGAGCATCTCGCCGAGGGAGCCGAGATCGATCTCGAACGGCTCCGCCCCGCGACCCGCACGGCGTTCGTCGAACTCGCCGCGATGGTCGCCGACGACTTCCCCGCACTGTCGGGTCGGCACGCGGTGCACTAG
- a CDS encoding M23 family metallopeptidase yields the protein MLLAAPFRTIAVVIAAFVVLAVVPGTGSADTGRFVWPLDPRPAVSRQFDPPEQNWLPGHRGVDLDARAGQTVVAAGDGVIAFAGVVAGKPVVSVDHEGGLRTTYEPVEASVAAGRRVTRGDPIGTVVAGHEGCASSACLHWGLRRGRDDYLDPLPLVERPVIRLLPV from the coding sequence ATGCTTCTCGCCGCGCCCTTCCGGACGATCGCCGTTGTGATCGCCGCGTTCGTCGTGCTCGCCGTCGTCCCGGGAACCGGATCGGCCGACACCGGACGGTTCGTGTGGCCACTCGATCCCCGGCCGGCCGTGAGCCGGCAGTTCGACCCACCCGAGCAGAACTGGCTCCCCGGTCACCGCGGAGTCGATCTCGACGCACGAGCAGGACAGACCGTCGTGGCCGCCGGTGACGGCGTCATCGCGTTCGCCGGTGTCGTGGCCGGGAAACCCGTGGTCTCCGTCGATCACGAGGGCGGGCTGCGCACCACCTACGAACCGGTCGAGGCGTCGGTCGCCGCGGGCCGCCGGGTGACGAGAGGTGATCCCATCGGCACCGTCGTCGCGGGCCACGAAGGCTGCGCGTCCTCCGCATGTCTGCACTGGGGACTGCGCCGCGGCCGCGACGACTATCTCGATCCCCTCCCCCTCGTGGAGCGCCCGGTGATCCGCCTGCTACCGGTGTGA
- the rpsB gene encoding 30S ribosomal protein S2 — protein MPVVTMRQLLDSGAHFGHQTRRWNPKMKRFIFTDRNGIYIIDLQQTLTYIDKAYEFVKETVAHGGTVLFVGTKKQAQESIAEEATRVGMPYVNQRWLGGMLTNFSTVHKRLQRLKELESMEQTGGFEGRTKKEILMLTREKNKLERTLGGIRDMAKVPSAIWVVDTNKEHIAVGEARKLNIPVIAILDTNCDPDLVDYPIPGNDDAIRSAALLTKVVASAVAEGLQARAGKSSDAEAKPEAGAEPLAEWEQELLSQATPAADAEAPAADAAPAADAAPEA, from the coding sequence ATGCCTGTTGTGACTATGCGGCAGCTGCTCGACAGCGGCGCCCACTTCGGACACCAGACCCGTCGCTGGAATCCGAAGATGAAGCGGTTCATCTTCACCGACCGCAACGGCATCTACATCATCGACCTGCAGCAGACCCTGACGTACATCGACAAGGCGTACGAGTTCGTCAAGGAGACCGTCGCTCACGGTGGAACCGTGCTGTTCGTCGGCACCAAGAAGCAGGCTCAGGAATCCATCGCCGAAGAGGCCACCCGCGTGGGCATGCCCTACGTGAACCAGCGCTGGCTCGGCGGCATGCTCACCAACTTCTCGACCGTCCACAAGCGCCTGCAGCGCCTGAAGGAGCTCGAGTCGATGGAGCAGACCGGCGGCTTCGAGGGACGCACCAAGAAGGAAATCCTCATGCTCACGCGTGAGAAGAACAAGCTGGAGCGCACCCTCGGCGGCATCCGCGACATGGCGAAGGTTCCGTCGGCGATCTGGGTCGTCGACACCAACAAGGAGCACATCGCCGTCGGTGAGGCCCGCAAGCTGAACATCCCGGTCATCGCGATCCTCGACACCAACTGCGATCCGGACCTCGTCGACTACCCGATCCCGGGTAACGACGACGCGATCCGTTCCGCGGCGCTGCTGACCAAGGTCGTCGCTTCCGCCGTCGCCGAGGGCCTGCAGGCCCGCGCCGGCAAGAGCAGCGACGCCGAGGCCAAGCCCGAGGCCGGTGCCGAGCCTCTCGCCGAGTGGGAGCAGGAGCTGCTCTCGCAGGCCACCCCCGCCGCCGACGCCGAGGCGCCCGCAGCGGACGCAGCCCCCGCAGCAGACGCGGCCCCCGAGGCCTGA
- the tsf gene encoding translation elongation factor Ts translates to MANYTAADVKRLRELTGSGMLDCKNALADNDGDFDKAVEQLRIKGAKDVGKRAERSTAEGLVVAKDGVLVELNSETDFVAKNDEFQALADKVVTAAAQARANDVEALKAVEIDGKTVDALVQELSAKIGEKLELRRVAAFDGQTAVYLHKRASDLPPSVGVLVEYTGEGDAAAEAARGAAMQIAALKAKYVSRDEVPEDIVANERRIAEETAKAEGKPEQALPKIVEGRVNGYFKDVVLLEQASVTDSKKTVKAILDEAGATVARFVRFEVGAS, encoded by the coding sequence ATGGCGAACTACACCGCCGCCGACGTCAAGCGTCTTCGTGAGCTCACCGGCTCCGGAATGCTGGACTGCAAGAACGCGCTCGCCGACAACGACGGCGACTTCGACAAGGCCGTCGAGCAGCTGCGCATCAAGGGTGCCAAGGACGTGGGCAAGCGCGCCGAGCGCTCCACCGCCGAGGGCCTCGTCGTGGCCAAGGACGGCGTGCTCGTCGAGCTGAACTCCGAGACCGACTTCGTCGCCAAGAACGACGAGTTCCAGGCTCTCGCCGACAAGGTCGTCACCGCTGCCGCGCAGGCCCGCGCGAACGACGTCGAGGCGCTCAAGGCCGTCGAGATCGACGGTAAGACCGTCGACGCCCTCGTCCAGGAGCTGTCTGCGAAGATCGGCGAGAAGCTCGAGCTGCGTCGCGTCGCTGCTTTCGACGGCCAGACCGCCGTCTACCTGCACAAGCGTGCTTCCGACCTGCCGCCGTCGGTCGGCGTGCTCGTCGAGTACACCGGTGAGGGCGACGCCGCTGCCGAGGCCGCTCGCGGTGCCGCGATGCAGATCGCCGCTCTGAAGGCCAAGTACGTCAGCCGTGACGAGGTGCCCGAGGACATCGTCGCCAACGAGCGGCGTATCGCCGAGGAGACCGCCAAGGCCGAGGGCAAGCCGGAGCAGGCTCTGCCGAAGATCGTCGAAGGCCGCGTCAACGGCTACTTCAAGGACGTCGTCCTGCTCGAGCAGGCGTCCGTGACGGACTCGAAGAAGACCGTCAAGGCGATCCTCGACGAGGCCGGCGCGACCGTCGCCCGCTTCGTGCGTTTCGAGGTCGGCGCCAGCTAG
- the pyrH gene encoding UMP kinase translates to MSDHAHDRPGFRRVLLKLGGEMFGGGKVGLDPDVVTTVAQQIAEVVRGGAEVAVVIGGGNFFRGAELQQRGLERARSDYMGMLGTVMNSLALQDFLEKEGIDTRVQTAITMGQVAEPYLPLRARRHLEKGRVVIFGAGMGMPYFSTDTTAAQRALEIGAEVVLMAKAVDGVYSDDPRTNPDAELFEEITHREVIEQGLKVADATAFSLCMDNAMPIMVFNLLTKGNIARAIAGEKIGTLVRS, encoded by the coding sequence ATGTCCGACCACGCCCACGATCGGCCCGGATTCCGCCGGGTACTGCTCAAGCTCGGTGGCGAGATGTTCGGCGGCGGCAAGGTCGGACTCGACCCGGACGTGGTGACCACGGTGGCCCAGCAGATCGCGGAGGTCGTGCGCGGTGGCGCCGAGGTCGCGGTCGTGATCGGTGGCGGCAACTTCTTCCGCGGCGCCGAACTCCAGCAGCGCGGTCTCGAACGCGCACGGTCCGATTACATGGGCATGCTCGGAACGGTCATGAACTCCCTTGCGCTGCAGGACTTCCTGGAGAAGGAAGGCATCGACACCCGCGTGCAGACCGCCATCACGATGGGACAGGTCGCCGAGCCCTACCTGCCGCTGCGTGCGCGCCGCCACCTCGAGAAGGGGCGCGTGGTCATCTTCGGTGCGGGCATGGGTATGCCGTACTTTTCCACCGACACCACCGCTGCGCAGCGCGCCCTCGAGATCGGCGCCGAGGTCGTCCTCATGGCGAAGGCCGTCGACGGGGTCTACTCCGACGACCCCCGCACGAACCCGGATGCGGAGCTGTTCGAGGAGATCACCCACCGCGAGGTCATCGAGCAGGGCCTCAAGGTCGCCGACGCGACCGCCTTCAGCCTGTGCATGGACAACGCCATGCCGATCATGGTCTTCAATCTGCTGACCAAGGGCAATATCGCCCGAGCCATCGCCGGTGAGAAGATCGGAACACTCGTACGGTCATGA
- the frr gene encoding ribosome recycling factor: protein MIDEALFEAEEKMEKAVTVARDDLGGIRTGRANPGMFNRIVVDYYGAPTPITQIASINVPEARMVIVKPYEASQLNAIETAIRNSDLGVNPTNDGNIIRISVPQLTEERRRELVKQAKAKGEDAKVAVRNVRRKAMEELGRIQKDGEAGEDDVNRAEKELDKTTAKYVGQIDELIKHKEAELMEV from the coding sequence GTGATCGATGAAGCCCTCTTCGAAGCCGAAGAGAAGATGGAGAAGGCCGTCACGGTGGCCCGGGACGATCTGGGTGGCATTCGGACCGGTCGCGCGAACCCGGGCATGTTCAACCGCATCGTCGTCGACTACTACGGGGCTCCCACGCCGATCACGCAGATCGCCAGCATCAACGTTCCCGAGGCGCGCATGGTCATCGTCAAGCCGTACGAGGCCTCGCAGCTGAACGCGATCGAGACCGCGATCCGCAACTCCGATCTCGGCGTCAACCCCACCAACGACGGCAACATCATCCGCATCTCGGTCCCGCAGCTCACCGAGGAGCGTCGTCGCGAACTCGTCAAGCAGGCCAAGGCCAAGGGTGAGGACGCGAAGGTCGCGGTGCGCAACGTCCGCCGCAAGGCGATGGAGGAACTCGGCCGTATCCAGAAGGACGGCGAGGCCGGCGAGGACGATGTGAACCGCGCCGAGAAGGAACTCGACAAGACGACCGCGAAGTACGTCGGTCAGATCGACGAGTTGATCAAGCACAAGGAAGCCGAACTGATGGAGGTCTGA
- a CDS encoding phosphatidate cytidylyltransferase encodes MGRADGSSDPQLPIGAGADSGATPADPTPAPDPASEPVKKPSRAGRDLPAAFAVGGGLGALVIGILLFAPKAWLAVVAIAIGIATWEVTKRLREADVLVPRVPLLVGGQAMIWLGWPYGTTGVLGAFAGTVVVTMLWRLFDHGLVAQPRNYLRDTAVAVFVAAWLPLLASFATLMVLEDQGPQRVFCLMLVCVASDIGGYASGVLFGKHPMVPAISPKKSWEGFAGSAVACIAAGVLTVMFLLDGPWWAGALLGAVLVVTATAGDLIESQVKRDLGIKDMGTLLPGHGGIMDRLDSILPSAFVTWLILTAFV; translated from the coding sequence GTGGGTCGAGCCGACGGGTCCTCCGACCCGCAGCTTCCAATCGGTGCCGGAGCCGACTCCGGTGCCACCCCTGCAGACCCGACGCCGGCCCCCGACCCCGCGTCGGAGCCGGTGAAGAAACCGTCACGGGCCGGACGCGACCTGCCGGCCGCCTTCGCGGTCGGCGGTGGTCTGGGCGCGCTCGTCATCGGGATCCTGCTGTTCGCCCCGAAGGCGTGGCTCGCCGTGGTCGCAATCGCCATCGGTATCGCGACCTGGGAGGTCACCAAGCGTCTGCGCGAAGCCGACGTGCTCGTCCCCAGAGTGCCGTTGCTGGTCGGTGGCCAGGCGATGATCTGGCTCGGGTGGCCGTACGGCACGACGGGTGTGCTCGGCGCGTTCGCGGGCACGGTCGTCGTGACGATGCTGTGGCGTCTGTTCGACCACGGTCTCGTCGCGCAACCGCGCAACTACCTGCGCGATACCGCGGTCGCGGTCTTCGTCGCGGCCTGGCTGCCGCTGCTGGCCTCGTTCGCGACCCTCATGGTCCTCGAGGATCAGGGCCCGCAGCGCGTGTTCTGCCTGATGCTCGTGTGCGTGGCATCGGACATCGGGGGTTACGCCTCGGGTGTCCTGTTCGGCAAGCACCCGATGGTGCCGGCGATCAGCCCGAAGAAGTCGTGGGAAGGCTTCGCCGGGTCGGCGGTGGCGTGCATCGCTGCCGGTGTGCTCACCGTGATGTTCCTGCTCGACGGTCCGTGGTGGGCAGGTGCGTTGCTCGGCGCGGTGCTCGTGGTGACGGCGACGGCCGGCGATCTCATCGAGTCGCAGGTCAAGCGCGACCTCGGCATCAAGGACATGGGCACCTTGTTGCCCGGACACGGCGGCATCATGGACCGGCTCGACTCGATCCTGCCGTCGGCCTTCGTCACCTGGCTGATCCTCACGGCCTTCGTGTAG
- a CDS encoding class I SAM-dependent methyltransferase encodes MIASPNIWHWPEVYEEENRAQDPRGAVYAALREAADWTGRDVVDVGCGSGFHLPMFAADARTVTGIEPHPPLVAAARIRVDGLPSVTVTEGSAADIPLPDASVDLVHARTAYFFGPGCGAGILEAMRVLRPGGALAVVDLDATAHPYGDWMCDDLPHYDPATVEAFFEAQGFDLRRIDTLWEFPDRATLERVLGIEFAPRVAARAIRETPGTTLTVRYRLHVRRRPAGLELS; translated from the coding sequence GTGATCGCCAGCCCCAACATCTGGCACTGGCCCGAGGTGTACGAGGAGGAGAACCGCGCGCAGGACCCCCGCGGCGCCGTGTACGCGGCGCTGCGGGAGGCCGCGGACTGGACCGGCCGCGACGTCGTCGACGTCGGGTGCGGTTCGGGCTTCCACCTTCCGATGTTCGCGGCCGACGCTCGCACGGTGACCGGGATCGAACCGCATCCACCGCTGGTCGCCGCGGCCCGCATCCGCGTGGACGGTCTTCCGTCGGTCACCGTGACGGAAGGCTCCGCTGCGGACATACCGCTTCCCGACGCCTCGGTCGATCTCGTCCACGCCCGCACCGCCTACTTCTTCGGTCCCGGATGCGGCGCCGGGATCCTCGAGGCGATGCGGGTGCTGCGTCCCGGCGGGGCGCTCGCCGTCGTCGATCTCGACGCCACCGCCCATCCCTACGGCGATTGGATGTGCGACGACCTGCCGCATTACGACCCGGCGACGGTCGAGGCGTTCTTCGAGGCGCAGGGATTCGATCTGCGCCGCATCGACACGCTGTGGGAGTTCCCCGACCGCGCGACCCTCGAACGGGTGCTCGGCATCGAGTTCGCACCGCGCGTCGCGGCCCGAGCGATCCGGGAGACACCCGGCACGACGCTCACCGTGCGCTACCGGCTGCACGTGCGCCGCAGACCCGCCGGCCTTGAACTGAGCTGA
- a CDS encoding HpcH/HpaI aldolase/citrate lyase family protein, whose product MDIMTGLVAPEVARSWLLVPGRSPDLFDAAADSPADAVVLDLEDAVPAAAKPAARDGIVSWLRGGGKAWVRVNDATTSFWADDLAALAGLPGLQGVMLAKAESGHQVEATAGLLPEGTHILVLIESAMGLEAAPEIARAEGTFRLVFGSGDFRRDTGMSDSPMAMAYARSRLVITSRAARLPGPIDGPTLSDDPEVLKREAELTRSMGMTGKLCMTGERASYANVALSPNSTDVDWAEGVIDRLGEDGRNVRDGSDLPNLAKAKKITELARMFGIGRSR is encoded by the coding sequence ATGGACATCATGACCGGTCTCGTCGCTCCCGAAGTCGCACGCTCGTGGTTGCTCGTTCCGGGCCGCTCCCCCGATCTCTTCGACGCCGCCGCCGACTCGCCGGCGGATGCGGTGGTGCTCGACCTCGAGGACGCCGTGCCCGCCGCGGCCAAACCCGCTGCTCGCGACGGCATCGTGTCGTGGTTGCGCGGGGGCGGGAAGGCCTGGGTGCGGGTCAACGACGCCACCACGTCGTTCTGGGCCGACGACCTCGCCGCGCTCGCCGGGCTTCCCGGCCTGCAGGGCGTCATGCTCGCGAAGGCGGAGAGCGGTCACCAGGTCGAGGCCACCGCCGGCCTGCTGCCGGAGGGCACGCACATCCTCGTGCTCATCGAGTCGGCGATGGGGCTCGAGGCGGCCCCCGAGATCGCCCGCGCGGAGGGCACCTTCCGCCTGGTGTTCGGCAGCGGCGACTTCCGGCGCGACACCGGCATGAGCGACAGTCCGATGGCGATGGCGTACGCACGGTCGCGTCTGGTCATCACGAGCCGCGCCGCGCGCCTGCCGGGCCCCATCGACGGCCCCACGCTCAGCGACGACCCCGAGGTACTGAAGCGTGAGGCCGAGCTGACCCGCTCGATGGGGATGACCGGCAAGTTGTGCATGACCGGTGAGCGCGCCTCGTACGCGAATGTGGCGTTGAGTCCGAACAGCACCGATGTGGACTGGGCGGAAGGTGTCATCGACCGGCTCGGCGAGGACGGGCGGAACGTCCGCGACGGCAGCGACCTGCCGAATCTCGCGAAGGCGAAGAAGATCACCGAGCTGGCGCGGATGTTCGGTATCGGCCGGTCGCGCTGA
- the rlmN gene encoding 23S rRNA (adenine(2503)-C(2))-methyltransferase RlmN, which yields MASSLPLVFDAPKRGLPPRHLADLDADQRRDAVRDLGLPAFRADQLARQYYGRLEADPAKMTDLPAAVRDKVGEALFPPLLDAVRHIACDGGETRKTLWRAHDGTLLESVLMRYPDRATLCISSQAGCGMACPFCATGQGGLDRNLSTAEIVDQVRAAAAALRDGDVAGGPGRLSNVVFMGMGEPLANYKRVVAAVRRITSPAPEGLGLSQRSVTVSTVGLAPAIRRLADEGLSVTLAVSLHTPDDELRDTLVPVNNRWSVAEVLEAARYYADKTGRRVSIEYALIRDVNDQPWRADMLGKKLHKALGSLVHVNLIPLNPTPGSEWDASPKDVEREFVRRVQAQGVSCTVRDTRGQEIAAACGQLAAEG from the coding sequence ATGGCTTCTTCCCTGCCCCTGGTCTTCGATGCACCCAAGCGCGGACTTCCGCCGCGCCATCTCGCCGACCTCGACGCAGATCAGCGTCGTGATGCGGTGCGCGACCTGGGGCTTCCGGCCTTCCGCGCCGACCAGCTCGCCCGCCAGTACTACGGGCGGCTCGAGGCGGATCCGGCGAAGATGACCGATCTGCCCGCCGCCGTCCGCGACAAGGTGGGGGAGGCGTTGTTCCCGCCTCTGCTCGACGCGGTCCGGCACATCGCGTGCGACGGCGGTGAGACCCGCAAGACCCTGTGGCGCGCCCACGACGGCACCCTGCTCGAGAGCGTCCTCATGCGCTATCCCGACCGCGCCACGCTGTGCATCTCGAGCCAGGCCGGTTGCGGTATGGCGTGCCCGTTCTGCGCGACCGGCCAGGGCGGTCTCGACCGCAACCTGTCCACGGCCGAGATCGTCGACCAGGTGCGTGCGGCCGCCGCGGCCCTGCGCGACGGCGACGTCGCCGGCGGACCGGGACGGCTGTCGAACGTCGTGTTCATGGGCATGGGTGAGCCGCTCGCGAACTACAAGCGCGTGGTCGCGGCGGTGCGGCGCATCACCTCACCCGCACCCGAAGGTCTCGGTCTGTCACAGCGCTCGGTCACCGTTTCCACCGTCGGGCTCGCACCGGCCATCCGCCGCCTCGCCGACGAAGGACTCAGCGTCACCCTCGCGGTGTCACTGCACACCCCGGACGACGAACTGCGCGACACCCTCGTTCCGGTCAACAACCGGTGGTCGGTCGCCGAGGTCCTCGAGGCCGCGCGGTACTACGCCGACAAGACCGGCCGTCGCGTCTCGATCGAGTACGCCCTCATCCGCGACGTCAACGACCAGCCGTGGCGCGCCGACATGCTCGGCAAGAAGCTCCACAAGGCTCTCGGGTCGCTCGTGCACGTGAACCTGATCCCGCTCAACCCCACGCCGGGCAGCGAGTGGGACGCCAGCCCGAAGGACGTCGAGCGCGAGTTCGTGCGGCGCGTGCAGGCCCAGGGGGTGTCGTGCACCGTGCGCGACACCCGCGGCCAGGAGATCGCCGCGGCCTGCGGTCAGCTCGCCGCCGAAGGCTGA
- a CDS encoding DUF2631 domain-containing protein — translation MAGTELQSTRGDVAAEVPSAEWGWSGEAPKFFRVMAVIAAVFLLLMLIGNHEGHVESLYLIGSAALLIFIVARDAVRRRRLR, via the coding sequence GTGGCCGGTACCGAGTTGCAGTCCACTCGTGGTGATGTGGCGGCGGAAGTGCCGTCCGCCGAGTGGGGTTGGAGCGGGGAAGCCCCCAAGTTCTTCCGCGTCATGGCCGTGATCGCGGCGGTGTTCCTGCTGCTGATGCTGATCGGCAACCACGAAGGCCACGTCGAGAGCCTGTACCTCATCGGTTCGGCGGCTCTGCTGATCTTCATCGTCGCGCGCGACGCGGTGCGTCGCCGCCGGTTGCGCTAG
- the dxr gene encoding 1-deoxy-D-xylulose-5-phosphate reductoisomerase, which translates to MLLLGSTGSIGTQALDVIAANPDDFEVVGLAAGGGKTDLLAEQIRATGVREVAVADPDAAARLDLPVRSGSTAVTELVRDVEADVVLNALVGSLGLEPTLAALGTGARLALANKESLVAGGSLVTKAAAPGQIVPVDSEHSALAQCLRGGTGDEVARLVLTASGGPFRGWTADRLESVTPEQAGAHPTWSMGPMNTLNSATLVNKGLELIETHLLFGVDYDRIDVTVHPQSIVHSMVTFVDGSTLAQASPPSMKLPIALALGWPHRVPHAAPALDFSTASTWEFEPLDDDVFPAVRLARQAGVGGGCLTAVYNAANEVAAEAFLAGTLSFPRIVRTVEAVLNDAHEWSAEPSTVDDVLAADGWARDRARTLV; encoded by the coding sequence GTGCTCCTGCTGGGCAGTACCGGTTCCATCGGTACCCAGGCACTCGACGTGATCGCCGCCAATCCCGACGACTTCGAAGTCGTCGGTCTCGCCGCGGGCGGAGGCAAGACGGATCTGCTCGCCGAGCAGATCCGTGCGACCGGCGTCCGCGAGGTCGCCGTCGCCGACCCCGATGCCGCCGCACGTCTCGACCTGCCGGTCCGGAGCGGATCGACCGCCGTCACCGAACTCGTCCGCGACGTCGAGGCGGACGTCGTGCTCAACGCCCTCGTCGGATCCCTCGGTCTCGAACCGACCCTCGCAGCGCTCGGCACCGGCGCGCGACTCGCGTTGGCGAACAAGGAGTCGCTGGTCGCGGGTGGGTCGCTCGTCACGAAGGCGGCGGCGCCGGGCCAGATCGTGCCCGTCGATTCGGAGCATTCCGCGCTCGCGCAGTGCCTGCGCGGTGGCACCGGTGACGAGGTGGCGCGTCTCGTGCTCACCGCCTCGGGCGGCCCGTTCCGGGGCTGGACCGCCGACCGCCTCGAATCGGTGACACCCGAGCAGGCCGGCGCCCACCCCACCTGGTCGATGGGGCCGATGAACACCCTCAACTCGGCGACCCTCGTCAACAAGGGACTCGAACTCATCGAGACCCACCTGCTCTTCGGTGTGGACTACGACCGGATCGATGTGACGGTGCACCCGCAGTCGATCGTGCACTCGATGGTCACCTTCGTCGACGGGTCGACCCTGGCCCAGGCGTCGCCGCCGTCGATGAAGCTGCCGATCGCACTGGCTCTCGGCTGGCCGCACCGCGTTCCGCACGCCGCCCCGGCACTCGACTTCTCGACCGCGTCCACCTGGGAGTTCGAACCCCTCGACGACGACGTCTTCCCCGCGGTGCGGCTCGCACGCCAAGCGGGCGTGGGCGGCGGATGCCTCACCGCCGTCTACAACGCGGCCAACGAGGTCGCCGCCGAGGCGTTCCTCGCTGGGACGCTGTCGTTCCCGCGGATCGTTCGGACGGTCGAGGCCGTGCTGAACGACGCACACGAGTGGTCCGCCGAACCCAGTACCGTGGACGACGTGCTCGCCGCCGACGGCTGGGCCCGCGACCGGGCGCGCACACTCGTATAG